Proteins found in one Oncorhynchus gorbuscha isolate QuinsamMale2020 ecotype Even-year linkage group LG15, OgorEven_v1.0, whole genome shotgun sequence genomic segment:
- the LOC123997597 gene encoding complement C3, whose translation MWVGNLLCLATLAVALSLPNLSDGAALQVLSAPNLLRVGSNENIFVESQDHAGGPLNVKIMVKNHPTQSKELASKSVVLDQANNFQAMTQLVIPEGDHFVDDPKQKQYVVLQAQFPDRLLEKVVLVSFQSGYIFIQTDKTIYTPSSTVHYRVFSMTPGLEPLTREIFEDKEVAKNKEIAVSVEIMTPENITIFREIVNPDKGVKSGQFKLPDIVSFGTWHVVTRFQSTPQKTFSSEFEVKEYVLPSFEVSLTPAKAFFYVDDDDLTVDITARYLYGKEVTGTGYVVFGVITTDNEKKSFPASLQRVEIRVGKGVACLKKEHITQTFPKIHDLVKQSIFISVSVLTEGGGEMVEAEKRGIQIVTSPYTILFKRTPKYFKPGMPFDVSVYITNPDNSPARGVEVEVTPDNAKGVTRANGFAKIPLNTVASATELVITVKTKDPAILDNRQAEATMKALPYRTSTKNFLHVGVDSNELKIGDPIKIDLNLGPTPIQNHDLTFMFLSRGQLVKVGRFKRQGNALVTLSVPVTKELLPSFRIVAYYHVGTADLVADSVWVDIKVSCMGSLKVTSTRPKASYEPRRAFSLTITGDPGAKVGLVAVDKGVYVLNSKHRLTQAKIWDTIEKHDTGCTAGGGADNMGVFYDAGLVFETNTAKGTGIRTDPSCPVSSRRRRAVTISDVITSMASKYNGLAKECCVDGMRDNTMGYTCGRRAQYITDGDVCVQAFLVCCTEMASKKIESKQDALLLSRSEEDDDDAYMRSEDIVSRSQFPESWMWEDTNLPECPAQNKHCESTSVIRNNFLKDSITTWQITAISLSKTHGICVADPFEMIVLKEFFIDLKLPYSAVRNEQLEVKAILHNYSEDPIIVRVELMENGEVCSSASKKGKYRQEVNMDPMSTRVVPYVIIPMKLGLHSIEVKASVKNSGSNDGVKRDLRVVAEGVLVKKETNVLLNPVKHGGEQTSHIPSGVPRNQVPNSDADTLISVTAGEQTSVLVEQAISGDSLGSLIVQPVGCGEQNMIYMTLPVIATHYLDNTKKWEDIGLDKRNTAIKYINIGYQRQLAYRKEDGSYAAWVSRQSSTWLTAYVVKVFAMSSSLISVQENVLCTAVKWLILNTQQPDGIFNEFAPVIHAEMTGNVRGSDSDASMTAFVLIAMQEASSVCEQSVNSLPGSMAKAVAYLEKRLPHLLNPYAVAMTSYALANAGKPNKETLLKFASPQLDHWPVPGGYQYTLEATSYALLALVKVKAFEEAGPIVRWLNKQKKVGGGYGSTQSTIMVFQAVAEYWSHVKDLKDFDLNINLEVAGRASVTKWSINNKNQFHTRTDKVNSIDKDLTVKASGNGEATLSVVTLYYALPEEKDSDCESFDLSVTLTKMDKTSHEDAKESFMLTIEVLYKNSERDATMSILDIGLLTGFIVDTDDLNQLSKGRERYIEKFEMDKVLSERGSLILYLDKVSHKIEDRISFKIHRVQEVGVLQPAAVSVYEYYNQKHCVKFYHPQREGGTLSRLCLGDVCTCAEESCSMQKKGEPDVQRIDKACGAGLDYVYKATVVDSKLTTHTDTYTVKIDLVIKPGTDEGVEGKNRDFMGLAYCREALGLMQGKTYMIMGKSEDLHRVEDKGLLQYKYVLGEQTWIEYWPSQQECTSRDYREVCLGIDEFINQITTFGCPV comes from the coding sequence ATGTGGGTCGGCAATTTGCTGTGTCTGGCCACTCTGGCTGTAGCCCTCTCCTTACCTAACTTATCTGATGGAGCTGCACTACAAGTGTTATCagctcctaacctgctgcgtgtGGGCAGTAATGAGAACATCTTTGTGGAATCTCAGGACCATGCAGGAGGTCCCCTGAATGTTAAGATCATGGTGAAGAACCACCCTACGCAGAGCAAAGAGCTAGCCTCTAAATCAGTGGTTCTGGATCAAGCAAACAACTTCCAGGCTATGACACAACTGGTCATCCCAGAGGGGGACCACTTTGTGGATGACCCCAAGCAGAAGCAGTATGTGGTCCTGCAGGCCCAGTTCCCTGACCGCCTCCTGGAGAAGGTTGTCCTGGTCTCCTTCCAGTCTGGATACATTTTCATCCAGACTGACAAGACCATTTACACTCCGTCCAGCACCGTCCACTACAGAGTGTTCTCTATGACTCCAGGCCTGGAGCCTCTGACCAGGGAGATATTTGAGGACAAGGAGGTCGCCAAGAACAAAGAGATCGCAGTATCTGTGGAGATCATGACTCCTGAAAACATTACCATCTTCAGGGAGATCGTCAACCCAGACAAGGGAGTCAAATCTGGACAGTTCAAACTCCCTGACATCGTCAGTTTCGGGACATGGCATGTAGTCACGAGGTTCCAGAGCACACCTCAAAAGACCTTCTCATCTGAATTTGAGGTCAAGGAGTATGTTCTGCCCAGCTTTGAGGTTAGTCTGACCCCAGCTAAAGCCTTCTTTTACGTCGACGACGATGACCTGACTGTTGACATCACTGCCAGGTATCTATACGGTAAGGAAGTGACAGGGACAGGCTATGTGGTGTTTGGTGTCATCACAACAGATAACGAGAAAAAGAGTTTCCCTGCCTCTCTGCAGAGAGTAGAGATCAGAGTAGGTAAAGGAGTGGCTTGTCTGAAAAAGGAACACATCACACAGACTTTCCCCAAAATCCATGATCTGGTCAAACAGTCCATCTTCATATCAGTCAGCGTGTTAACAGAGGGTGGGGGTGaaatggtagaggcagagaagagagggatccaGATTGTCACTTCGCCATACACCATCCTTTTCAAGAGAACGCCCAAATACTTCAAACCTGGTATGCCCTTTGACGTCTCTGTTTACATTACAAATCCCGACAACTCTCCAGCAAGAGGAGTGGAGGTTGAGGTGACTCCAGATAATGCTAAAGGGGTGACCAGGGCCAACGGTTTTGCAAAAATACCACTTAACACTGTGGCATCAGCCACAGAGCTGGTAATCACTGTGAAGACCAAGGACCCGGCGATCCTCGACAACAGACAGGCGGAGGCCACCATGAAGGCTCTCCCCTACAGAACTTCCACCAAGAACTTTCTCCATGTCGGGGTTGACTCTAATGAGCTGAAGATAGGAGACCCCATTAAGATTGATCTGAACCTGGGACCCACCCCCATACAAAACCATGACCTTACATTCATGTTCCTGAGTAGAGGTCAGCTGGTGAAAGTGGGCCGATTTAAAAGACAGGGCAACGCGCTGGTAACACTGTCAGTGCCTGTCACCAAGGAGCTGCTTCCGTCGTTCCGCATCGTAGCGTACTACCATGTGGGAACAGCTGACCTGGTGGCAGACTCTGTCTGGGTTGACATCAAGGTCTCCTGCATGGGATCACTGAAAGTGACATCAACCAGGCCCAAGGCATCCTATGAGCCTCGTAGGGCTTTCAGTCTGACCATCACTGGAGACCCGGGAGCTAAAGTAGGACTGGTGGCTGTAGACAAGGGAGTCTACGTTCTCAACAGCAAACACCGTCTCACACAGGCCAAGATCTGGGACACCATAGAGAAGCATGATACAGGCTGTACAGCTGGAGGGGGAGCAGACAATATGGGGGTGTTCTACGATGCTGGTCTGGTATTTGAGACCAACACTGCTAAAGGGACTGGGATCAGAACAGACCCCAGCTGTCCTGTTAGTTCTAGGCGGAGACGAGCAGTGACCATCAGTGACGTCATCACTAGTATGGCCAGTAAGTACAATGGTCTGGCCAAGGAGTGTTGTGTGGACGGGATGAGGGACAACACCATGGGATATACCTGTGGCAGAcgggcccagtacatcacagatGGGGACGTCTGTGTCCAAGCCTTCCTTGTCTGCTGCACTGAGATGGCCTCCAAGAAGATAGAATCCAAACAGGATGCACTGCTGCTCTCACGCagtgaggaggatgatgatgatgcgtACATGCGGTCTGAAGACATTGTGTCTCGTAGTCAGTTCCCTGAAAGCTGGATGTGGGAGGACACCAATCTTCCTGAATGCCCTGCCCAAAACAAGCACTGTGAGTCCACATCTGTAATAAGGAACAACTTCCTAAAGGATTCCATCACCACCTGGCAAATAACAGCCATCAGCCTGTCTAAAACTCATGGCATCTGTGTGGCAGATCCGTTTGAGATGATAGTTCTAAAGGAGTTCTTCATCGACCTCAAGCTGCCCTACTCAGCCGTCCGCAATGAACAGCTGGAGGTCAAAGCAATCCTCCACAACTACAGCGAAGACCCCATCATTGTGCGTGTGGAGCTGATGGAGAACGGTGAGGTGTGCAGCTCGGCAAGCAAGAAGGGAAAGTACAGGCAGGAAGTGAACATGGACCCCATGTCCACCCGGGTTGTCCCCTATGTCATCATCCCTATGAAGCTGGGCTTGCACTCCATTGAGGTCAAGGCATCTGTGAAAAACTCCGGCAGCAATGACGGGGTGAAGAGGGATCTGCGTGTTGTGGCTGAGGGAGTACTGGTCAAGAAGGAAACCAACGTACTCCTGAACCCGGTTAAACATGGTGGTGAGCAGACGTCACACATACCCAGTGGAGTGCCCCGAAACCAGGTGCCAAACTCTGATGCTGACACACTGATCAGTGTGACAGCTGGAGAGCAGACCAGTGTGCTGGTGGAGCAGGCCATTAGTGGAGACTCTCTGGGCAGTCTGATAGTTCAGCCAGTCGGGTGTGGGGAACAGAACATGATCTACATGACCCTGCCTGTCATTGCTACACACTACCTAGACAACACCAAAAAGTGGGAGGATATTGGCCTGGACAAACGGAACACAGCCATCAAGTACATCAACATTGGTTACCAACGTCAGCTGGCCTATCGTAAAGAAGATGGCTCCTACGCTGCCTGGGTCAGCAGACAGAGCAGCACCTGGCTGACAGCATACGTGGTGAAGGTGTTTGCCATGTCCAGTTCATTAATCAGTGTTCAGGAAAACGTGCTCTGTACTGCTGTCAAGTGGCTGATCCTGAACACACAACAGCCAGATGGCATTTTCAATGAGTTTGCTCCTGTCATTCATGCAGAGATGACGGGTAACGTGAGGGGTTCTGACAGTGATGCCTCCATGACAGCTTTTGTTCTCATCGCCATGCAGGAAGCAAGCTCAGTGTGTGAGCAGTCTGTCAACAGCCTACCAGGCAGTATGGCTAAGGCAGTAGCATACCTCGAGAAGCGTCTGCCCCACCTGCTTAACCCTTATGCTGTAGCTATGACCTCCTATGCTCTGGCCAATGCAGGGAAACCTAACAAGGAGACCCTACTGAAATTCGCCTCTCCACAGCTGGACCACTGGCCAGTCCCTGGTGGTTACCAGTACACGCTGGAGGCCACGTCGTACGCCCTGCTTGCTCTGGTCAAGGTGAAGGCCTTCGAAGAGGCCGGCCCCATAGTCAGGTGGCTCAACAAGCAGAAGAAGGTGGGAGGGGGATACGGATCCACACAGTCCACCATCATGGTGTTCCAGGCTGTGGCTGAGTATTGGAGCCACGTGAAGGACCTGAAAGACTTTGACTTGAACATCAACCTAGAGGTGGCCGGCAGGGCATCAGTCACCAAGTGGTCCATCAACAACAAGAACCAGTTCCACACTCGTACAGACAAGGTCAACTCCATAGACAAGGACTTGACTGTAAAAGCCTCAGGAAATGGTGAGGCGACCTTGTCGGTGGTGACATTGTACTATGCCCTGCCAGAGGAAAAGGACAGTGACTGTGAAAGCTTTGACCTCTCTGTCACCCTCACTAAGATGGACAAAACAAGTCACGAGGACGCCAAGGAGTCATTTATGCTGACTATTGAGGTGTTGTATAAGAACTCAGAGAGAGATGCGACCATGTCTATTCTGGACATCGGCTTGCTGACCGGCTTCATTGTGGACACAGACGATCTGAATCAGTTGTCCAAGGGGAGGGAGCGCTACATAGAGAAGTTTGAGATGGACAAAGTTCTGTCTGAAAGAGGATCTCTCATCCTATATCTGGACAAGGTGTCTCATAAGATAGAAGACAGAATATCCTTTAAGATCCACAGAGTACAGGAAGTGGGAGTTCTACAGCCAGCGGCCGTCTCTGTATATGAATACTACAACCAGAAACACTGTGTGAAGTTCTACCACCCACAGAGGGAGGGTGGTACTCTGAGCAGACTGTGTCTTGGAGACGTGTGCACGTGTGCGGAAGAGAGCTGCAGTATGCAGAAGAAAGGTGAGCCAGATGTCCAACGCATAGACAAAGCTTGCGGTGCGGGACTGGATTACGTTTACAAAGCCACGGTGGTGGACTCGAAgctgaccacacacacagatacttaCACGGTGAAGATCGATTTGGTCATCAAGCCAGGTACTgatgagggagtggaggggaagaATCGTGACTTCATGGGACTGGCTTACTGTAGAGAAGCTCTGGGTCTAATGCAGGGGAAAACATACATGATTATGGGGAAGTCTGAAGACCTGCACAGAGTGGAGGATAAAGGACTGTTGCAGTACAAGTATGTCTTAGGTGAACAGACATGGATAGAGTACTGGCCCTCACAACAAGAGTGCACATCCAGAGACTACAGAGAAGTCTGTCTGGGCATTGATGAGTTCATCAACCAGATCACAACCTTCGGCTGCCCTGTTTAG
- the LOC123997598 gene encoding LOW QUALITY PROTEIN: complement C3-like (The sequence of the model RefSeq protein was modified relative to this genomic sequence to represent the inferred CDS: substituted 1 base at 1 genomic stop codon) yields MWVGNLLCLAALAVALSLPTLSDGAALLVLSAPNLLRVGSNENIFVESQDHAGGPLNVKIMVKNHPTQSKELISKSVVLDQANNFQAMTQLVIPEGDHFVDDPKQKQYVVLQAQFPDRLLEKVVLVSFQSGYIFIQTDRTIYTPASTVYYRVFSMTPGLEPLTREIFEDKEVAKNKEIAVSVEIMTPENITIFREIVNPDKGVKSGQFKLPDIVSFGTWHVVTRFQSTPQKTFSSEFEVKEYVLPNFEVSLTPTKAFFYVDDNDLTVDITARYLYGKEVTGTGYVVFGVITTENEKNIFPASLQRVGIKEGKGVACLKKIHITQTFPKIHDLVKQSIFVSVSVLTEGGGEMVEAEKRGIQIVTXSYTILFKRTPKYFKPGMPFDVSVYITNPDNSPAIGVEVEVTPDNAKGVTRANGFAKISLNTVASARELVITVKTKDPAILDNRQAEATMKALPYRTSTGNFLHVGVCSNELKIGDPIKINLNLESTPIQIHDITYMFLSRGQLVKVGRFKRQGNALVTLSVPVSKELLPSFRIVAYYHVGTADLVADSVWVDIKISCMGSLKVTSTRPKGSYEPHKAFSLTITGDPGAKVGLVAVDKGVYVLNSKHRLTQTKIWDTIEKHDTGCTAGGGADNMGVFYDAGLVFETNTAEGTGIRTDPNCPVSSRRRRAVTISDVITIMASKYNGLAKECCVDGMRDNTMGYTCDRRAQYITDGDVCVQAFLVCCTEMASKKIESKQDALLLSRSEEDNDDAYMLSENIVSRRQFPESWMWEDINLPECPAQDMHCESTSVIRNIFRKDSITTWQITAISLSKTHGICVADPFEMIVLKKFFIDLKLPYSAVLNEQLEVKAILHNYSEDPITVCVELMENDEVCSSASKKGKYRQEVNMDPMSTRVVPYVIIPMKLGMYSIEVKASVKNSDRNDEVKRDLRVVAEGVLVKKETNVLLNPVKHGGQQTSQIPSEVPKNQVPNSDAYTLISVTAGEQTSVLVEQAISGDSLGSLIVQPVGSGEQNMFYMTLPVIATHYLDNTKKWEDIGLDRRNTAIKYINMGYQRELAYRKEDGSYAAWVSRQSSTWLTAYVVKVFAMSSTLISVQENVLCTAVKWLILSTQQPDGIFNEFAPVIHAEMTGNVRGSDNYPSMTAFVLIAIQEAHSLCEQYVNSLQDSMSKAVAYLEKRLPHLTNPYAVAMTSYALANAGKLNKETLLKFASPQLDHWPVPGVHQYTLEATSYALLALVKVKAFEEAGPIVRWLNKQKKVGGGYGSTQSTIMVFQAVAEYWSHVKDLKDFDLMINLEVAGRASVTKWLINNKNQFHTRTDKVNSIDKDLTVKASGNGEATLSVVTLYYALPEEKDSDCESFDLSVTLTKMDKTSHEDAKESFILNIEVLYRNSERDATMSILDIGLLTGFIVDTDDLKRLYNGRERYIEKFEMNKVLSEKGSLILYLNKVSHKLEDKISFKIHRVQEVGVLQPAAVSVYEYYNQKNCVKFYHPQREGDTLSRLSLGDVCTCAEESCSMQKKYEPDVNRNTTVVS; encoded by the coding sequence ATGTGGGTCGGCAACTTGCTGTGTCTGGCCGCTCTGGCTGTAGCCCTCTCCTTGCCTACATTATCTGATGGAGCTGCACTACTAGTGTTGTCagctcctaacctgctgcgtgtGGGCAGTAATGAGAACATCTTTGTGGAATCTCAGGACCATGCAGGAGGTCCCCTGAATGTTAAGATCATGGTGAAGAACCACCCTACGCAGAGCAAAGAGCTAATCTCTAAATCAGTGGTTCTGGATCAAGCAAACAACTTCCAGGCTATGACACAACTGGTCATCCCAGAGGGGGACCACTTTGTGGATGACCCCAAGCAGAAGCAGTACGTGGTCCTGCAGGCCCAGTTCCCTGACCGTCTCCTGGAGAAGGTTGTCCTGGTCTCCTTCCAGTCTGGATACATCTTCATCCAGACTGATAGGACCATTTACACTCCGGCCAGCACCGTCTACTACAGAGTGTTCTCTATGACTCCAGGCCTGGAGCCTCTGACCAGGGAGATATTTGAGGACAAGGAGGTCGCCAAGAACAAAGAGATCGCAGTCTCTGTGGAGATCATGACTCCTGAAAACATTACCATCTTCAGGGAGATCGTCAACCCAGACAAGGGAGTCAAATCTGGACAGTTCAAACTCCCTGACATCGTCAGTTTCGGGACATGGCATGTAGTCACGAGGTTCCAGAGCACACCTCAAAAGACCTTCTCATCTGAATTTGAGGTCAAGGAGTATGTTCTGCCCAACTTCGAGGTTAGTCTGACCCCAACTAAAGCCTTCTTCTACGTCGATGACAATGACCTGACTGTTGACATCACTGCCAGGTATCTATACGGTAAGGAAGTGACAGGGACAGGCTATGTGGTGTTTGGTGTCATCACAACAGAGAACGAGAAAAATATATTCCCTGCCTCTCTGCAGAGAGTAGGGATCAAAGAAGGTAAAGGAGTGGCTTGTCTGAAGAAGATACACATCACACAGACTTTCCCCAAAATCCATGATCTGGTCAAACAGTCCATCTTTGTATCAGTCAGCGTGTTAACAGAGGGTGGGGGTGaaatggtagaggcagagaagagagggatccaGATTGTCACTTAGTCATACACCATCCTCTTCAAGAGAACACCCAAATACTTCAAACCTGGCATGCCCTTTGACGTCTCTGTTTACATTACGAATCCTGACAACTCTCCAGCCATTGGAGTGGAGGTTGAGGTGACTCCAGATAATGCTAAAGGGGTGACCAGGGCCAACGGTTTTGCAAAAATATCACTTAACACTGTGGCATCAGCCAGAGAGCTGGTAATCACTGTGAAGACCAAGGACCCGGCGATCCTCGACAACAGACAGGCGGAGGCCACCATGAAGGCTCTCCCCTACAGAACTTCCACTGGGAACTTTCTCCATGTTGGGGTTTGTTCTAATGAGTTGAAGATTGGAGACCCCATTAAGATCAATCTGAACCTGGAATCCACCCCCATACAAATCCATGACATTACATACATGTTCCTGAGCAGAGGTCAGCTGGTGAAAGTGGGCCGATTTAAAAGACAGGGCAACgcgctggtgacactgtcagtgccTGTCTCCAAGGAGCTGCTTCCGTCGTTCCGCATCGTAGCGTACTACCATGTGGGAACAGCTGACCTGGTGGCAGACTCTGTCTGGGTTGACATCAAGATCTCCTGCATGGGCTCACTGAAAGTCACATCGACCAGGCCCAAGGGATCCTATGAGCCTCATAAGGCTTTCAGTCTAACCATCACTGGAGACCCGGGAGCGAAAGTAGGACTGGTGGCTGTAGACAAGGGAGTCTACGTTCTCAACAGCAAACACCGTCTCACACAGACCAAGATCTGGGACACCATAGAGAAGCATGATACAGGCTGTACAGCTGGAGGGGGAGCAGACAATATGGGGGTGTTCTACGATGCTGGTCTGGTATTTGAGACCAACACTGCTGAAGGGACTGGGATCAGAACAGACCCCAACTGTCCTGTTAGTTCTAGGCGGAGACGAGCAGTGACCATCAGTGACGTCATCACTATTATGGCCAGTAAGTACAATGGTCTGGCCAAGGAGTGTTGTGTGGACGGGATGAGGGACAACACAATGGGATATACCTGTGACAGAcgggcccagtacatcacagatGGGGACGTCTGCGTCCAAGCCTTCCTTGTCTGCTGCACTGAGATGGCCTCTAAGAAGATAGAATCCAAACAGGATGCACTGCTGCTCTCACGCAGTGAGGAGGATAATGATGATGCGTACATGCTGTCTGAAAACATTGTGTCTCGTCGTCAGTTCCCTGAGAGCTGGATGTGGGAGGACATCAATCTTCCTGAATGCCCTGCCCAAGACATGCACTGCGAGTCCACATCTGTAATAAGGAACATCTTCCGAAAGGATTCCATCACCACCTGGCAGATAACAGCCATTAGCCTGTCTAAAACTCATGGTATCTGTGTGGCAGATCCGTTTGAGATGATAGTTCTAAAGAAGTTCTTCATCGACCTCAAGCTGCCCTACTCAGCCGTCCTCAATGAACAGCTGGAGGTCAAAGCAATCCTCCACAACTACAGCGAAGACCCCATCACCGTGTGTGTGGAGCTTATGGAGAATGACGAGGTGTGCAGCTCGGCAAGCAAGAAGGGTAAGTACAGGCAGGAAGTGAACATGGACCCCATGTCCACCCGGGTTGTCCCCTATGTCATCATCCCTATGAAACTGGGCATGTACTCCATTGAGGTCAAGGCATCTGTGAAAAATTCTGACAGAAATGACGAGGTGAAGAGGGATCTGCGTGTTGTGGCTGAGGGAGTGCTGGTCAAGAAGGAAACCAACGTACTCCTGAACCCGGTTAAACATGGTGGTCAGCAGACGTCACAAATACCCAGTGAAGTTCCAAAGAACCAGGTGCCAAACTCTGATGCTTACACACTGATCAGTGTGACAGCTGGAGAGCAGACCAGTGTGCTGGTGGAGCAGGCCATTAGTGGAGACTCTCTGGGCAGTCTGATAGTTCAGCCAGTCGGATCTGgggaacagaacatgttctacATGACCCTGCCTGTCATTGCTACACACTACCTAGACAACACCAAAAAGTGGGAGGATATTGGCCTGGACAGACGGAACACAGCCATCAAGTATATCAACATGGGTTACCAACGTGAGCTGGCCTACCGTAAAGAAGATGGCTCCTATGCTGCCTGGGTCAGCAGACAGAGCAGCACCTGGCTGACAGCATACGTGGTGAAGGTGTTTGCCATGTCCAGTACATTAATCAGTGTTCAGGAAAATGTGCTCTGTACTGCTGTCAAGTGGCTGATCCTGAGCACACAACAGCCAGATGGCATCTTCAATGAGTTTGCTCCTGTCATTCATGCAGAGATGACGGGTAACGTGAGGGGATCGGACAATTACCCCTCCATGACAGCTTTTGTTCTCATCGCCATTCAGGAAGCACACTCACTGTGTGAGCAGTATGTCAACAGCCTACAAGACAGTATGTCTAAAGCAGTAGCGTACCTCGAGAAGCGTCTGCCCCACCTGACGAACCCCTATGCTGTAGCTATGACCTCCTATGCTCTGGCCAATGCAGGGAAACTCAACAAGGAGACCCTATTGAAGTTCGCCTCTCCACAGCTGGACCACTGGCCAGTCCCTGGTGTTCACCAGTACACACTGGAGGCCACGTCGTACGCCCTGCTTGCCCTGGTCAAGGTGAAGGCCTTCGAAGAGGCTGGCCCCATAGTCAGGTGGCTCAACAAGCAGAAGAAGGTGGGAGGGGGATACGGATCCACACAGTCCACCATCATGGTGTTCCAGGCTGTGGCTGAGTATTGGAGCCACGTGAAGGACCTGAAAGACTTTGACTTGATGATCAACCTAGAGGTGGCCGGCAGGGCATCAGTCACCAAGTGGTTAATCAACAACAAGAACCAGTTCCACACTCGTACAGACAAGGTCAACTCCATAGACAAGGACTTGACTGTAAAAGCCTCAGGAAATGGTGAGGCGACCTTGTCGGTGGTGACATTGTACTATGCCCTGCCAGAGGAAAAGGACAGTGACTGTGAAAGCTTTGACCTCTCTGTCACCCTCACTAAGATGGACAAAACAAGTCACGAGGACGCCAAGGAGTCATTTATACTCAATATTGAGGTGTTGTACCGTAACTCAGAGAGAGATGCGACCATGTCTATTCTGGACATCGGCTTGCTGACCGGCTTCATTGTGGACACAGACGATCTGAAAAGGTTGTACAATGGGAGGGAGCGCTACATAGAGAAGTTTGAGATGAACAAAGTCCTGTCTGAAAAAGGATCTCTCATCCTATATCTGAACAAGGTGTCTCATAAGTTAGAAGACAAAATATCCTTTAAGATCCACAGAGTACAGGAAGTGGGAGTTCTACAGCCAGCTGCCGTCTCTGTATATGAATACTACAACCAGAAGAACTGTGTGAAGTTCTACCACCCACAGAGGGAGGGTGATACTCTGAGCAGACTGTCTCTTGGAGACGTGTGCACGTGTGCGGAAGAGAGCTGCAGTATGCAGAAGAAATATGAGCCAGATGTCAACCGCAACACTACGGTGGTGTCCTAG